The genomic DNA GTCAGCGATAATAGCGGCGGCCTCTCGGTCGATGTAAATGCCGATAAGTTTGACCGCGACGCGATCGTTCGCGATGTCCGGCACATACTCAGGCTCGACGACGAAATGGACGCGTTCTATGCCGCGGCCGAAAAGGCCGGGCACGTCGTCTGGGCAGCCGAGGCAAATGCGGGCCGCTTGCTGCGTTCGCCGACTGTCTGGGAAGACCTCGTCAAATCGATCTGCACGACCAATTGCACCTGGGCCGTCACGCGAAATATGACGACCAAACTCGTCGAAGAACTTGGGGAACGGACGAACTGCGGCCGCAAAGCGTTCCCGACCGCGGATGCAATGGCTGGCCGCGATAGCACTTTCTATCGGGACACCATCCGTGCCGGTTACCGCTCCGAATATTTTGCCGAACTCGCCGTCTCGGTAGCCGAGGGCCGCATCGATCCCGAAAGCTGGCTCACCTCCGAACTGCCAACCGCCGATCTCAAAAAAGAGATGAAAAAGGTCAAGGGCGTCGGCGATTACGCCGCCGAAAACCTCCTCAAACTCGTCGGACGCTATGACGGCCTCGCCCTCGACAGCTGGCTGCGTGCCGGTTTTTACAAAAAGCACAACAAAGGCAAAAAGTGCGACGACAAAAAGATCGTCCGCCACTACCGCAAATTCGGCCCCTGGCAAGGCCTCGCCATCTGGTGCGACATGACGGAAGATTGGTTCACCGAAACCCGTTAGTGTCGGTAGCCCGCACGTTAGTAAGGGCTCGATGAAGGACAATTCAAATAAAATAACCCATTCGTCGTGATTTAACACCAGGCCAAAACCCTACTTGACGTATCCCATAACTCGTTTTTGCGTAATAACTTACAGATTATTTTTCTCCTGAGAAATCTCACCTTTTTATCGGCCAAATGCCGTTCGGCTTCGTCTTATGACACAAGCGATATGGTTTCGCTTGATTTATTTTCGGAACGGAATTATATTTTTTGGCAAAAAAAGGAGAAACAGCAATGAAAACAAATTTATTGAGAGCATTCATCGGTCTTGGAGCTATTCTGTTGGTTTTGGGCCTCGCCGACACCGGTAGTGCACAGCGTAACCGCCGCGAATCACGCGGCCGAGCAATGTCCAAGGCTCAGGTCAAGGCGATCATCAACCGCGTCGAGGATCGCGTCGATAATTTCACCAAAAACTTTGACAAGTCGCTCGACCGAAGCAAACTCGACGGCTCAAGCCGCGAAGACTGGCTCATGAAGCGTGCCCGCGATCTCGAATCCGCTACCGACGAACTTTCACGCGAATTCGACCGCCGCGACGCGTGGATCGAAAACAAAGAAGAGGTCCGCCGCTGCCTCAACATCGCCAGCGACATCGACCGCAACATGAAGAACTACCGCTACGGCACTGCGACCGAAAAGAACTGGTCCCGCGTCACCTACGAACTTAACTCACTCGCCGACGTCTACAACCTCGCCAAGGTCGGATCGTCGGTCTACAACTAAAAACGTTCGATCAAATCGACATAACGCGGACGCCATCGTCCGCTTTTCTTTATTTGATCAAGACTGAGCATTGATTGAGTCAACTGAACCGGGAGCGACTCTGAACCCGAGAAGAAAATGCATAGCTGATGGGTAGTGGGGGCCGATGGGATGTTGGAGATCGCACTTTTGAATGGGTATGTTGGGCTGCGATGGGACTTTGGTTTAATTGGACCGCAGCAGCGGCCGGCGACAGTTTTGTACACCCGTTTTACGATTGTCGCTAGGGGTCTTGTTTATTGTCGCTGACCCCGTTTTTACTGTCGCTAGCCCCCTAAAACACTGTCGCTAACCCCCTTAAAAACTGTGGCAGAACGCGTTTTTCGACATTTTCATCAATTTTGTTGATAAAATTGTGGTACGTACCACATTTCAAACCCGAGGCGAAAAATACACGTTTGGTTCACCCCCAAAAACGCGTTCAAAGTGCAAATTTTCGTGTTCACGAAACTTCGCCGAGATGCCTGCCGTATTTTTGTTTAGCCTTGGCGGTTTTGTAGTATTATAGGCGAAATTGGGGTTGAGGACCGGGATTTATGATCGGAGCGGGTACATTTTTACAGCAGCGGTACCGGATCGATAAGCAGATCGGCCAGGGCGGCATGGGTGCGGTCTACGTGGCGACCGACGAGCGTTTTGGCAGTACGGTCGCGATTAAAGAAACACTCTGCAACGACGACCATTACCGCAAAGCCATCGAACGCGAAGCCCGACTGCTCAATAGCCTAAAGCACGTAGCACTGCCGCGTGTCACCGATCATTTCGAAGAGGACAACGGCCTGTTTCTCGTAATGGAGTATATTCCGGGTGAGGATTTTGGGCACGTGCTTGACGAAAAGGCGGCACCGTTCGAGGTCGAACAAGTTCTCACTTGGGCCGACCAATTGCTCGATGCTCTTGATTTTCTGCACACGCAGGAAATGCCGGTCGTCCACCGCGACATCAAACCGCAGAACCTGAAACTAACATCACGCGGCCAGATCATCCTGCTTGATTTCGGCCTCGCCAAAGGCAACCCGACCGATGCCAGCCATAAGACGGCGGCCAAGAGTATCTTTGGATATTCCCGAAATTACGCATCTCTCGAGCAAATACAGGGAACAGGCACAGACCCGCGGAGCGACCTCTATTCGCTCGCCGCAACGCTTTATCACTTGTTGACGGGCGTTGCTCCCGAGGACGCTCTGACGCGGGCAATGGCTGTTCTGAGTCAAAAGAGCGACCCGCTCGTGCCTGCAAACTCGCTGCGGCCCGAGGTTCCTCGCGGCGTCGCCGGCGTGTTGATCAAGGCGATGGACCTCAACGCCAGCGAACGTCCGGCTTCGGCAGCCGAAATGCGGCAGATGCTGCGTGAGAGCGAGAATTATGCTTATCTCGCCGATCCCGTAACGGTTATAAATCCGCCGCTCGATCCGCGCGTTTTCGCTCAGCAGACCAAGATCATGCCCGAGGGTACTCAGGCAGAGCCGATCCGTCAAACAGACATGAAGACCGAAGTTTTGCCTGGTTTTATGTCGGAAGTAACGTCGGTTCGAAATGTAACGACCGAACCCGAGCAGGCACGTTCGCTAGCCGCTGCTCTGCCGCCAAGACCAAAAAGCCGGGCGGCGGCCGCAAGTGCCATCGGACTGCTGCTCGTCGGCGGTTTGGCAGCAGCCGGATTGTATGTAACGAAGCCCGAGATATTCGGCACAGCTCCTGCGGCAAATACGGCTCAATTCGCATCGCCGGCCTCTGACACCTCATCCGGCGACCTGACGAACGCAAACTCAGCATCGGTTTTTGTTAACTCAAATACCGGTGCTTCAAATTCAGCCGCGGCAGCTGAACCCATCACCGAGGCCCCGGCCGTAGCTGAAAAACCAAAGGCAATCGATCCGGCCGAAAAACCGGCAGATCCGTCAAAGGCCGGCAAGGCCACGCCAAAAACGCCTGCTGGCGGGGATGAATTTGTTTTCACGTCACCTGATGCTGACGGCCAAGGCCCCGTCACTATGAGGAAGTCGGCCGACGGCACGACCACGATCATCACTAAAGACGGGACTCTTGTCTCACGCCCGGATCCTCCGCAGCCGGGAATGAGGAAATTGCCGCCGGGATTTGATCCAAATAACATGACGCCTGAGCAGATGCGAAAGCTGCGGACCATCTTAAGAAACCAGCAAAAGCGGCCCGAAATGATGCCTATTCCGCCCGATAAGAAGCCTCAATGATCTCGCGCAATCGATCTGTCCAATACTCGGCATCCTGCGTCTCATCAACCAACAAGAGCGGATGGTAAATTATCTCGACACGCCTGAATAGCCGCGGATATTTACGTCCCTGAGGCCAGATATGATTGCCGCCGCGGATCGTTACCGGAAGCACGGGCACGCCTGCACGCAAGGCGATGTGCATAGCTCCGCTTTTGAATTCAAAGAACTCACCGCTCTCAAACTCCCTCGCACCCTCAGGAAAAATGACAAGTGTCGATCCGTCGTTCAGAGAACGAATTGACTCTTTAAATAACCGTTTGCTGGTGTCGATCGGGTGCTTTACTGGAAAGGAGCCGAGATATTTGATGAGCGGACCGAGGAATTTCCATTCGAACGCCCTATCGTAGGCCATGAACCTAAACCGCCGCTGCATCGGTATACAGATCCACACAGGATCGATATATGTCTGATGATTAGAGGCGATAAGAACAGCACCGTCAGCAGCGGGCGGAATGTTATCCTTTCCTGTAAATCGAATGAACCAGCAACTCTTGCTGATCACGTATGCGATCTTGAGCAGCACCCAAATTACGACCGGCGATGGATATTTGAACGCGTCTTTCACAAATACAAACCGGAGCCAAAGCTCCGGTCTGTCAGGATAAGATTAATGAGGCGGAAACTCAAGAGAGCTAGTTCAGCCCGGGCGAGGCCGCGTTTTCGAATAACACTTTGTGCATCGGGAATGCTTCCTCGACAAACTCCAGATGAAGCATGGGCGGCTGGTTCTCGTCCTTATTCTTCTTGCGGTTTCGGACTTCTGCGATCGCGTAAAAATCAAATTCCTTGCTGGCGACCTTGACCTTGTCACCAACCTCGATATCGAGCGAGCAGGGCACGGAGAGCCCCTTGGCACTGATGTCCTTTGTTTTTGCAGTCTCTTTCGAGGATTCGCCTTTGCCCTTTTTCATTTGGGAGATCGTGACTTCGATCGACTTCCAAAAGCGGGCGTTCTTTCTCGCCTTAAATGCGGTCTGCACCTCGGTGATGACCCAAAGGCCATCCTCGTTCATTCCGCAAAATCGATAGTTCTGCTTTGGGTTTTCTTTGAAGCTCTCGGGTATCTCTTTGCCGATGAATCCTACGCCGACGTGATAAACGGTCGCACCATCGACCGTCACCGGGTTGCAATGCTGAACGAGACCGAGAACAGGATAGAGTTCGTCGTACTTGTTGTAGGCTCGAAGTTCATCTGGCATCGGAAGCACGAGCGAAACAAGCCGCCCCACTTCGCATTTACGTGAAAGAGAAAAACCGGCACCGTTTCGCGAAACTGTGGTGACCGCAGTTACTTCTTTCCAGCTTACTTCAAGGCTTTCTTTTACTTGAACGATTGTCTTTAATTCGGTTGAGACACGAGGGACGCGTCTGTTTTCAGATGTGATCGTATTTGAACTGCTCATAAATTGTGGGTTTTATTTGAGGAGGGTGGTGTCGCATTTGCATCAGTCGATGCCCTGCAGCGGGAAGTGACGGTCAATGAATTCCAGATGGAGTCGGGTGATACCATCGGGGCCGACACGCTTGCCACGGACGACCGATATTATTGTAACATCAAATCGTTCGCTTGTGACACGTAAAAATGACCCGGGATCCAACTCAAATTGTGTGAAAACGGCCGCTCCGCCGAGGCTCAGGTTTTCGGTCACGGTCGTTTCCGAAGCGGTTACATTGCCGGCGTCGTCCAGTATCTCAAGTTTGAGCGATTCGGGGATAAAGAAACGCGTCTGTTTGCGGAGATCCTTCGGCAGATCGCTGTCATCCGCCATCAGGTCAGCGGGAGTCAAGTGCCAAAATCCTTCGCCTTCCTGTTCGCGATGGCTGATGTCATAGAGCCGCGAAGGGTGTTCGCTATAGTCAACCGGCGGTCTTTGGCCGGTAAAAGCAACGCCGATCGCATACGAAGGCTCGGCACGGACCTGCCCCGTCTCGATGCATCGTCGTACCAATGCCCAGATCTTATACTGCGGTTCGCTATAGTCAAAACACCTTAACTGCCGGGGCATCGGAATAGTCAGCAGCACGAGGCGTCCTCGTTTGACGGGCCGTTTCAATGTAAACCCAGCACCAAATGCCGAGATGTCGCTCAAACGGGTGATCTCGTTCCAACTTACCTTAGCGTCGATCTTGACCTCGATACGTACAGGCAACGGCAGCGAGATGCGCTGTATTCGGCGGTTCTCTTTTTCAACAACCGGAACGGCATTTGTGCGATCTGCGACGCGCATCTGTTCTGAGCCTGGAGTATGCATTTTATTTGACTGACGGCCATAGAAACGGGCCGCTTTGGGAACTTCGCCTTGGTTGCGAATCAGGCTCTACGCCTGTATAATTAAGAAATTGTTAAGACGGGCATTGTTCCAGTTTTTTAGTAAGCACGCCTTTATTTGGGGCTCGCTCGTTTCCTTAAAGTTAAATAATCACAATGGATTCACTCTTAGATCGCACACAGATAAATATCGAAGACGAGATGCGCCGATCGTATCTCGATTACGCCATGTCGGTCATAATCGGCCGTGCCCTGCCGGACGTTCGCGACGGTCTCAAGCCGGTTCACCGCCGCGTATTGTGGGCGATGAGCGAGCTTGGCAATACGTACAACAAGCCGTACAAAAAATCGGCACGTGTTGTTGGCGATACCATAGGTAAATATCACCCGCACGGCGATACGGCCGTATATGACACGGTCGTGCGTTTGGCTCAGGAATTCTCGATGCGATATATGCTGGTCGACGGTCAGGGGAACTTCGGTTCGATCGACGGCGATAATGCCGCTGCGATGCGATATACCGAGGTCCGCATGGCTCGGATCACCGGCGACATTCTCGGCGATATCGAGAAAGAGACGGTTGATTTCCAACCGAACTACGACGAGTCGTTATCTGAGCCAAAAGTGCTTCCTACAAAGATACCGTTGCTGCTGGTAAACGGCAGCGAGGGAATTGCGGTCGGCATGGCTACCAAGATCCCGCCGCACAACCTGACTGAGGTCCTGAACGCCACGATCGCGTTGATCAAGAACCCTGAGATCACGCTGAGCGAACTCATTCAGCACATTCCGGGGCCTGATTTTCCGACGGCGGGTTTTATCTATGGGCGCGAAGAGATCCACCGGGCATATGAGACCGGCCGAGGGATCATTCAAATGCGTGCTCGGGCCGTCGTTGACGAGATCGGACGCGGCGAGCGGACGAAGAATGCAGTTGTCATCACGGAACTGCCGTATCAGGTAAATAAAGCAAAGCTGATCGAAAAGATGGCAGAGCTTGTCCATGAGAAGAAACTCGACGGCATCTCTGAGATCCGTGACGAATCGAACCGCGAGGGTATTCGCGTAGTTGTCGAACTTAAACGCGACGCCGTGCCGCAGGTCGTTCTTAACAAATTGTACAAACTAACGCCGATGCAGTCGTCGTTCGGTATCATTTCGATCGCCATCGTCAATGGCCAGCCGAAATTGCTGACGCTCAAGGACATGATCGAGGCGTTCGTTGAGTTTCGCCGCGAGGTCGTTCGCCGCCGTACGGAATTTGAACTGCGCAAGGCTCAGGCCAGGGCGCATATCTTAGAGGGCTTGAACAAGGCCATCGACGCGCTCGACTATATCATCCCGTTGATCCGCAATTCCCGCAGCGTTGACGAAGCGAAGACCTGGCTAACGGCGAATCTCGCAACGACCGGAGAGATCGCCACATGGCGTGGTGTGACGGGCGACAAGCCGAAAGCGACGTTCCTCAAGGAACTTGAGAAGGTTGTAAATCAGCTCGACTTTTCGGACATTCAGGCACAGGCGATCTTAGATCTGCAACTTCGGAGACTGTCGGCGCTTGAGCGGCAGAAGATCCTTGATGAGTATGAGTCGATCATCCGTTTAATAGCAGAGCTCGAGAACATTCTGCAGAACGAGAGCGTCCTGCGTCAGGTCATCACCGAAGAGCTCGAAGAGATCCGCGAACGATTCGGCGACGCGCGTCGGACGGTTATCGTGGACGCCGGCGTCGAACTTAGCATCGAGGACCTCATTCCTGACGAAGAGGTCGCTATCACTGTGACCAACGCGGGCTATATCAAACGCACGCCGGTCGCGGCTTACACCAAGCAAGGACGTGGCGGCAAAGGGCGACTCGGGGCCAAGGCCAAGAACGAGGATTTTGTGGAGCATCTGTTCCTCGCCTCGACGCACAACTTCCTGATGATCTTTACCGACGACGGGCAGGTGTTCAAAGATAAAGGTGCACGAGATCCCGGAAGGCGATACTTCGGCTCGCGGAAAGGCAGTGGTGAATCTCGTTCAGCTTTCGCAGGAGCGCAAACTCGTGGCGGTCATGCCCGTACGAGATTTTAGCGAGGAAATTTATCTGACGATGGTCACGAAACAAGGCGTTATCAAAAAATCTTCGCTCGCCGACTATCAAAACATCCGCGCGAGCGGCATCAATGCGATCAACATCGACGAAGGCGACGAGCTGCTCGACATTATTCGCACGGACGGCAAGTGTCAGATATTTATCGCGACGCATGACGGCATGGCGGTGAGATTTAATGAGAGCGACGTGCGTCCGATGGGGCGTGTCGCACGCGGCGTTCGCGGCGTTAACCTTCGCCCGGGCGATTTTGTGGTCAGCGTTTGCGCGGTCTCGCAGGCGGGAACCGAGATGATGCTCAGCGTTTCGGAGAAAGGTTTCGGCAAGCAGACGACGGTCGACAGCTATCGCCTGACGCGCCGCGGCGGAAAGGGCGTTATCAATATGAAGACCACCGCCAAGACCGGCAAGGTCGTCGCCGCCTTCCCGATCCAGCCCGACAGCGAGATCATGATCATCACGCAGCAGGCCAAACTAATTCGCCTGGGCGTTGACAAGATCCGCGAGACCGGCCGCTCGGCACAGGGCGTCACGCTGATAAAAACCGGCGACGACGACCTCGTCACCAGCGTCTCGCTATTGGCGGCTGATAACGACGAGGGCGAGGAATAAC from Acidobacteriota bacterium includes the following:
- a CDS encoding PilZ domain-containing protein, encoding MHTPGSEQMRVADRTNAVPVVEKENRRIQRISLPLPVRIEVKIDAKVSWNEITRLSDISAFGAGFTLKRPVKRGRLVLLTIPMPRQLRCFDYSEPQYKIWALVRRCIETGQVRAEPSYAIGVAFTGQRPPVDYSEHPSRLYDISHREQEGEGFWHLTPADLMADDSDLPKDLRKQTRFFIPESLKLEILDDAGNVTASETTVTENLSLGGAAVFTQFELDPGSFLRVTSERFDVTIISVVRGKRVGPDGITRLHLEFIDRHFPLQGID
- a CDS encoding PilZ domain-containing protein, with amino-acid sequence MSSSNTITSENRRVPRVSTELKTIVQVKESLEVSWKEVTAVTTVSRNGAGFSLSRKCEVGRLVSLVLPMPDELRAYNKYDELYPVLGLVQHCNPVTVDGATVYHVGVGFIGKEIPESFKENPKQNYRFCGMNEDGLWVITEVQTAFKARKNARFWKSIEVTISQMKKGKGESSKETAKTKDISAKGLSVPCSLDIEVGDKVKVASKEFDFYAIAEVRNRKKNKDENQPPMLHLEFVEEAFPMHKVLFENAASPGLN
- a CDS encoding Fe-S cluster assembly protein HesB gives rise to the protein MPIVEIVTPNRFSFKHTIRSHGWYDLLPFVIDEEKGTLSFVSAGGEPVFVTVSDNSGGLSVDVNADKFDRDAIVRDVRHILRLDDEMDAFYAAAEKAGHVVWAAEANAGRLLRSPTVWEDLVKSICTTNCTWAVTRNMTTKLVEELGERTNCGRKAFPTADAMAGRDSTFYRDTIRAGYRSEYFAELAVSVAEGRIDPESWLTSELPTADLKKEMKKVKGVGDYAAENLLKLVGRYDGLALDSWLRAGFYKKHNKGKKCDDKKIVRHYRKFGPWQGLAIWCDMTEDWFTETR
- a CDS encoding protein kinase: MIGAGTFLQQRYRIDKQIGQGGMGAVYVATDERFGSTVAIKETLCNDDHYRKAIEREARLLNSLKHVALPRVTDHFEEDNGLFLVMEYIPGEDFGHVLDEKAAPFEVEQVLTWADQLLDALDFLHTQEMPVVHRDIKPQNLKLTSRGQIILLDFGLAKGNPTDASHKTAAKSIFGYSRNYASLEQIQGTGTDPRSDLYSLAATLYHLLTGVAPEDALTRAMAVLSQKSDPLVPANSLRPEVPRGVAGVLIKAMDLNASERPASAAEMRQMLRESENYAYLADPVTVINPPLDPRVFAQQTKIMPEGTQAEPIRQTDMKTEVLPGFMSEVTSVRNVTTEPEQARSLAAALPPRPKSRAAAASAIGLLLVGGLAAAGLYVTKPEIFGTAPAANTAQFASPASDTSSGDLTNANSASVFVNSNTGASNSAAAAEPITEAPAVAEKPKAIDPAEKPADPSKAGKATPKTPAGGDEFVFTSPDADGQGPVTMRKSADGTTTIITKDGTLVSRPDPPQPGMRKLPPGFDPNNMTPEQMRKLRTILRNQQKRPEMMPIPPDKKPQ
- a CDS encoding 1-acyl-sn-glycerol-3-phosphate acyltransferase — encoded protein: MKDAFKYPSPVVIWVLLKIAYVISKSCWFIRFTGKDNIPPAADGAVLIASNHQTYIDPVWICIPMQRRFRFMAYDRAFEWKFLGPLIKYLGSFPVKHPIDTSKRLFKESIRSLNDGSTLVIFPEGAREFESGEFFEFKSGAMHIALRAGVPVLPVTIRGGNHIWPQGRKYPRLFRRVEIIYHPLLLVDETQDAEYWTDRLREIIEASYRAE